Within the Glycine max cultivar Williams 82 chromosome 12, Glycine_max_v4.0, whole genome shotgun sequence genome, the region TGTTTTAGTTATCTTATATCAAACTagcctttttattattttgatgtcAATTTCTTGATTTTATGCTATCCAGTTATTGTGAGTGCTGAGAGTATTGAGAAGTAGTTTATTCTAAGGTGACTAGTAAGTTGTAAACTGTACTGACTGGGTTTTTCTTCGTTGTATATGCAGTGTCCAAATTGTGGAAATGATTTTCAGGTTTTCAAGTAAGATTTGTTTGACACATATTGTTAAGCTAGTTATATTCTTGAAACTTTGGCTTTTAACTGTGCCAAATGACTTCatgtgatccatgtagccgacctcaCCTAGTGagataaggctttgttgttgttgttgttgtaattcAACTAACCACCTTTACTTTATAATGTCGAATTATCTGTTTCAGATCCTCTCTGAATGATGATTTGCAGCTATGCCCTTTTTGTGGTCAACCTTTTTCTGGTAAGAATGGATTATTTTGCTTGCATGTCTTTAAATTCTTCCAGTCGTGTTCTGTAAGTATTACACTGAACTGTTTCTAGCtttgattataaaattaactgGAGCAAGTtttattatagatttttttagtcAAGACTGTTAGCGACCATTCTACATATGTTGTgacttttttattcttaaaaacatttttggaACTTCCTTTGTCATATTCTGTATTTGTATTGGGTATCGGTACTTCACCTGCATCCATGCAACTTAGTTTTGATCTGACCTCCAAAGTACAATTTAGCTGCTTAACACTGACAATTGTGGATTTCTTCccactttatttttccttttgtctTTAAACATGTCGAACCACATCTTGTGGTAACTTTGTCTTTTTAGCCCTTTGTTTTTgtcaaatgaaattgaaaaatctTCAGGTTGCAGCAGACTTGCCATCCTAAAATAAGATGAATGATTAGCCAGTGTTAGTGTTTCTAACTATAAACTGATATGTTGTTTTAGTTCATTATCTTTTAATGTTCTGATGGCTTTAATTTCCTGGAAGATAATGATGGTCTTTTCTGAGATAATCCTTTTGATTCATAGAGATGCCCACCACCTATTTTTATGATacttagtttaattttcatgtggTGTTCTGAAAGTGGTAAATTAGAATGCTTTATATCATTCACTGTCTTTATGAAAATCACAATGTGGACATTTCTCACTgttgaagtttattttgatatcAGTTGTTGGCAATGAGTTTGTGAAAGACTCAGTGAAGTTTTCGAACCAATCTACAACATTTGGACAAGCATTCAATAATTTCACCCGTTCTAGAAATGGTAATCTTCACAAGGCGTATTTCCTTTAACAGTACATTGTGTTTAAATACTACTAACGATCTCCCTTATCTCCCCTCTCGTTATTATCCTTAATCTTTGTTGATGATGCTGGGTGCCGTTGTTTCTGTCATGGCAGAAAAAGATTCTGGTAAAGCAATTGATGTTGAAGCTGAAATTAAAGATGTAGACTGAGTCTTCACAGCTATAACATGTTGGTAAGTGCGAAGTAATTAGCAAATTTTGAGTCGAATACAGTTAATTAAGCCTATCAATCATGTATCATGATCTTTGTCATTCCTCCAACTTTCTGGCATATGTACCAGTTAAACCAACACTTTTACTGAATTGCAAATTGCCAGGCAATGCTTAACATTCACCTGAAGATAGAACACTTGGATGTTTCCTGTGCACGATTTCCACCTTTACAAAAACCTTTTAGGATGAGGAATAGTTTGATTTGATACGGATGCATTAGTTAATGACATGAAAAGATGCCTTAGTATTTAGAGTTTGTAAATGAAATTTCAGAATACTAGATAACTATATTTTTTCAGTGGTGGCACTGTGATTTGAATCTATGACCTCCTGTGGCTTAATAGTTATATGAACAAGGGAAAAACATTTTCCTGTAAAATCAGAGTTAAGAAGAGTCTGGAATGGTCACAATATGTCCATGCATTTTAGAAGggctaaaaattaattttgatattttgctAGAAATTTGCATATTTAACTACTTGGGTCCTAGTCATAGTTAAGCATGTCATATTATTcggtaaattttatattctGGGTCTGTTTTGGTTCCAATAATTGTTTCTCTCTTTGGCTGCTAAATTTTACCTTTCTGAAATTCTCATTGCATTTTCAGGATGACTACACTGAACACCAATCTAATTAGGTTAAAGAACAGGCCGTGGCTTGCATTTTCCGTTGTATTGAAGACACAATGAATGACACACATTCAAGAGAGAATAGTGTGATGAGCAAAGTAACACATTCTAGAGAGGAGTGTGGTGAGCAGAGTAACATTGCAATTGTAATATAAGTTTTGACAGTAATGTTTCTCAGGTCACACCTCTATTATTTTGGTGTACCAAAATGCtgcttcattttttcctttcattgttACATAAAAAGcttagaaggaaaaaagatgCGTCATTTCAATGTCAGACTATAAATTGCTTAACTTAGGCTGTATTTTAACTAACAAAAACACTTAATTAAccgtttattaaaaaaattcttatcatATGAGGGTTTATTTCATGAATTTGAtcatgaaatttattgaaataaattaaaatgaacttATTTTGAACAGTTaccggaaaaaaaaaactattgaaattATAAGTTGAAAATATTCATTGGAGTCATATATTCTTAGGagtcataatttatttttttgagttcAAATAATCTCtatatattctttttcaaaTACCCTTTagttatttatactttttttttaactctactCGTTAACAATATTATTCCAAAAGAATTACTAAACTAGTCCTATGAATTACATTCTGCTTTGTATGTTTGGTAAGACTTTTGAGGTGTTTATAAATTCCTTTAACAAGCTTATAagctatttgattaaattaaattagttagtttataagtttttaatttttttagtttttagctTATAGTTTATAAGTTTTAGTTAGTTTATTGGTTAGCTTTATCAAATATAGTTGTAATCCTAACTTTTAAACAACTAGGTTTACCAAATATAGTCATAATCCtaacttttaaagtaaaataaacacCATGTAAAAGTTGTTCTTCCGTGTGCTTGTCTGATTCAGTTTGGATCAATTTGAAGATAATATCAATTTTgattcaatcaaataaaattaaaaaataaaataaaaatgtgtttaaattagattagattatttagattcttatttcatttttttattaacattatttgtaacattacattaaaacatcattttttaaatagtgtatttttcctctttcttttggtctagttgttttgtgtattttccTCAAAGAACTTACTAGCTTAATGATTAGTTTGCCTTTTCTATATcccttaaataaataatattataaggaATTAAGTTTGCTTATTGATGATGATgagattttgatattttaacacCTAAGCAACTTAAATGTTTCAAGCACCCACAGCAGTAATGAAATGTCATTAGTTCTTATGAtcacttttattaattataaggaATTGTTACTTAATATTGCTTGCAAGCAAAATAAAACtaggttaaattattattttaatcttttaatttattttttagatttaatttgttcttttgttcgattcaatttgatcctttaattttttaaatcgatTCAATTTAATCTTCCGTTTATATGATAAGAAATCACATTTTAAGACAGTTCAAAATCACCACTAAGTAATTTTAAATCCTCACAGAAtgcatattttctaaaaaataaatcaattttaaaatttaaagaatcaaaatgaaactaaataataaattagaagaaaaataataatccataaactcttattttttaaaatttaatttaagaacgTTATGgtactttatcatttaattttaaaaaaatccatattATAAGAAAGAaacgtaaaaaaaaagataggagaaaaaaaaatcttttaaattatatgataaaatatgataatatccttaaattaaattttggaaaataaaataataaatgaatttagTCCAAAATTTTTGGTGTTAAATACTAATACACACTAACTAGGATGGACATTAGCattttccatatatatatatatatatatatatatatatatatatataatagtaatatagtaataaaaaatgatttggtGGTTTTAAACGATTGAATTTGAGCACGCACCCCAGTTTACTCTTATGCCTACACTACATCTACAAGtctacaaattaataaatagtcATTTAGTAAATTCAGCTTAGTTTTATGATAAATTGACTGAACGATTCGGTTATAGTACCCACACTGGCTTTTATCCCACAAAACGCTTGAATTTATTACCATTTACCAGTGGCGATGTGCTAGAGAATACCATATATAACAGTGATATGTTTCTAAAAGGTGTGATTATTCCAAATCATATATTGCTACTAAAACTAGTCTCATTAttacaaacataaaaatcacAACTAAAGAAAGCTGAAGTCAAGTAGGGCAACTTCTTGGCAGATGTTATAGCAAACTcaagccttgtttgattctccaACTGTCTGCAGCAAGACATGGCAAACTTCAATTCGTGAGAAAGTTCCGGAGTGTAAGAAGCAGCCCAAAAATTCATACCAAACATTTTCCTATAGATGTTAACTTATGTACCTCTTCATTCTTACCCTTGCCTCTAGTGAAGAACTTATAACCGCTATAGAGGAGTACACCCTATCCAGTCAAGGAAACAATCACGAACTGCAACAACAGAAGGCTTGGTAAAATTTCAATGTTTTAGCATGACCAAATATCAGAGAAACATGTACAAGAAGCCATGAGGTGACCAAAATATTCACAAATGGCAGTGGCATTATTCAACTCAACCATCTATCTGCTTACCTAGTAGTTTCAATAGTAGATCAACTTTCTGACCCTGACTTGATATATACTAGTTTATGTGAGTGTGTCAGTATGACGAATTATATCACAAGTGTGTGTGCTTGCGTGCATGCTGTTCTTCAAGAGTTACTGAGGTAAATTCCCTTGAATTTCAATGTCAACATAAACTTGTACAGGGAGAATGGTTTCAATCACAGACTCAAAGGTCTTCCTCGGAAAACGATTAAGAAGTGGCAAATCTCTAAAGAAGATACTATTTCAGCACTATAATCTTGCCAATACGATAATGACTCGGTAGTCAGCATCAAAATGTGGTCAATCTGAATATCCTGAACTAGCATATGAGAAAGTTTCTAAAATCCTAAAGTGACTTAACATGTTCTTCTTTCCACTTCGATGGACTCATCGGGTCTTGCCAAAAGTTCACCTTTGGAGGTCCATGATGATCAGTAACATGTCAAACAAAGTAATATAGACAAGTGGTTCTTTAGTAAAGAGGGGgagaaaccaaaaaatatttcactTCATTAATCACTCTCCACATGTAACAGTGGTTTACTTCAATCTAAACCAATTTTTAGCACATTAAGTTCCACAAACTAAGAAAACACATCACGCAAATTACCAATCAGTGATCTTTGCACTATCATAAGGCCATTCCATATAGCTATCATTGTATCACACATCAATAGTTCAACAACACAGCAAATTGTAAAAGGAAATTGTTATTTCCACAAACTATGCCTGCAGTACTTCGTATAATATTCCAAGAATATGAaattatgcattttattttagaatatccCAACATAGCAAATTAGCAATGAATTTGGACACAAAAAGGTCTGCACTGCAAAAATTGCAACCTTCCAAATTCCAATGCCCATTTTACTTGGTAGAGCGTTAGATTCAAAGATTAGAACTTTTCAGCAATGAACTATCAATACGGAAAGCCCTTTTGCGGCAAGGAACGTAGAACAGAGCAGGCATGCATGATGGAAGAAGAGCGGGGAAATTACCAGCGGCGCCAGCCAAGCCGCGCCGATGGAGGAGTGAAGACGTTGTTTGTGATGAGAGCTGAACCATATTGGTGGCTCGGCGAGCCGCGACAGTCCACGCCGCCATGCTTCGGTGCTGAAGCTGAACTAAACGGATTAATGGAGATTGCAGTTGCCAGACGAATAGAAAATGCGACAAAGTTGCTATTTTTATGTACCAGAAGGATCGGTTCCCTTCCGgcagtaaaaattatttttagtacaATACAACGTACGTCTAGCATGTTTTAATTTACCACATTAAATgcttaattacttttttctctctcactattttgttcaatttcgttcttattttaaataggggtttaatagatttattttagtttttttaatgcacagatttattttaatattatactgTTTATTGTTATTACTACAAACTttacattatttattcataatcattaattaacattacagttaattaaaaaatctcaCAAAAAACAGTTATTTCAAAAATCTTAAATTCTAAGtatctaaatgtaattttatatgaaataaatttataaaattaatataagcaaattcttttaattttattaaaaataaatttatcaattgatttcattaaatatttataatttataaattaatttcaaattgtcattaaaatatattttttctattttcaactaatttttaacattcaattaattatcttatcagttatatacttatatttatcaaatataatcttaatttcatttatcttttacATATATACCTTAGTTAATATTCTTTAGAAAGAGAGAGACAGAAGAAAATCGGGATCCTTAGTTCGAtgctatttatttttacaatttggtCATAGAGCTTGGGTTTGATCcggccaataaaaaaaaaaaaaaaaagaagatgaaaatacatgttaaatatttagaatGAAAGAACTGCATTAATACAGAAGCTCACATTACATTGAGCGACTGAGCTTAATTACAACAAATTAAGGTaagttttttctgtttttttgttgaattacaACAAAGGCAAACTAGTGTGCATAGAATCACACTTCCCAAAGGCGAGGTTTCAGATTTTTCACTTCAACCATGCATTAGATTATTGTTTCTTAACATACccaacacaacatatatataaattaaggataaaaaaaaaaaaacacaacagtTCTCATTTCCTGCAAACAATTCCCAACCCATATGAAAACTTGGTGCAATCAAGGGTGCCATATTCCATCACTTGTTGGGGAGTGGTCTCTTTCTCAGTTGAACTTCCCTGTGAGTACACACAAGAACCACAATGAGGAGAGAGCAATGAGTTAGTTCTGTACTTGTCTTCTCCACCAACAACAGGCATAGCCACACCAGGCTTTGCAGGGTTCTCAAAATCCAATCTATAAGTCCTTCCAAGCACACCATCAACTTTTTGGGACAAAGCAAAGAACCTGAACTGAACTTCCAAGTGAGCAAAACAGTCATCAGAGGGCACTTGGTAGTTGTGAATTCTGTCATCTTCTTTGGTTATTGGCACAACATTGACCAATATTTCAGCCACATCCTTCAGTGTAACCATGACACCGTTCTTGCTTGCCACTCTTTCCACCTTTATGTCCTTTTCTTCAGTGTACCAAGTGGAGAGAGAGCCTTCAGCTAGGGCTACTTGGTTCCCGTTATAGGTGAATTTGAAGTGGTCAAGTTCATCATTCCATTGGGGTGTCTTGGTGGCCTCAAGTGAGAAGGTTTTGGAGTTGAAGAGGATTCCAAGGGCTTGGATCCATGTGTAGTCTCGGCTTCTTCCTTCAGGCCTGTGTCCGATGAAGCGTGCATTCATCTGAAGGTTGGAATCGGAAACTAAGGTGAAGTGTTCGTTGGTTTTTCCGTGGAAGTAGAAGACTCTACCATCCCCACCAATGAAACGGGGATCATAGCATCCAGATCCTGGTGCATTGCAGTTTGGCTTGCGACCTAACAAGCAAAAAACGAATTGCGTGTATTGATTGTGTTCCCAGGAGTAAAACCTAATGAttcaatatcatttttttttttttttatctagaccacggttattattatttagtttgttTAAATCGGATAGAATTATTATGagataaaaattttcttttaaatatttaacacacttatatatttaaaatttaaattcaagacctaactctaattaaactaaaacaaCTTCACACCAATTAAAGTAGTTGCCTGATGATATTTAAGACCAT harbors:
- the LOC100781533 gene encoding uncharacterized protein encodes the protein METIDAATISSPGRKPNCNAPGSGCYDPRFIGGDGRVFYFHGKTNEHFTLVSDSNLQMNARFIGHRPEGRSRDYTWIQALGILFNSKTFSLEATKTPQWNDELDHFKFTYNGNQVALAEGSLSTWYTEEKDIKVERVASKNGVMVTLKDVAEILVNVVPITKEDDRIHNYQVPSDDCFAHLEVQFRFFALSQKVDGVLGRTYRLDFENPAKPGVAMPVVGGEDKYRTNSLLSPHCGSCVYSQGSSTEKETTPQQVMEYGTLDCTKFSYGLGIVCRK